GACGGATCCCGCCGAAGATGTAGTGCGTGGCGAGGCTGGCGACGAAAGCGATGATCACCGCCATGATCAAGATGGTCAGGACCATCCGATAGAAACCGAGGTCGAAGGCGTAGAAGCCGATGTCCTTGCCGAACTGCGGGTCCTTGATCCCGAAGGGTTCGCCGTGGAGGAACATCTGCACCGTCGACCACGAGGCCTGTGCGATCAGGCCGGCGATCGCGCCGAAGGCCAACGCCGGAGCCAGCGCGAACAAGCGCGGGCGCAGCGCGACGGCGGACCGGTAATTGGCCAGCGGGTCGGCCGGGCCGAGGGAGCTGACGACGATCGGGCGGGAACGGTAGGCGGCGAAGATCGCGGCGGCGATGATCGCGGTGACCACGAGGGCGACGACGAGGAACACCACGATGCGCGTCCAGAAGATCGTCGAATAGGTCGAGCGGTAGCCCAGATCGGTGAACCACAGCCAATCGGTGGTGATCCCCACCAATCGGGGGCCGACCAGGAGCAGCACGAGGACGGTGACGCCGATGCCGATCAGGATTCGTCCGCGCCGGGAAATCGTCGGCAGGGTTGGGCTCGTCACGTCTCGCTCTTTTCGTCTCGTCGCGGGCGGCGCTCGCGCCGCCCCGTCACATTTCGCACATGGTCGCCGCGTCGCCCGGCAACAGCGGGAAACAGGGGCCATGTCCGATTTCCCACCACTGTATCTACGTCCGGCGGCGCCGCACAGTTCCCGGTGGGCGATGATGGAGCGGTGACCGACGCCCATCTTTCCCCCGACGCGCTGGGTTCCGCGCTGCGCGACGTGACCGAGTTCGTCGACGCGACGGGCTGGGGCCAGCCGCCGATGCTGTTCGCGCTCGTCCCCACCGCCGTCCTGGCACAGACCGACCCCGACCTCGTCGACGAGTACGACGACTCGGAATTGTCGCCCATCGCGCAGGAGCAGCTGCCACTCTCCGACGACCCGGACACGGTGAACGACGAGCTGGAGCACGTACTGGCCACCACCCAGTGGCCGACCGCGGTCGCCGGCTGCGCGCTGGTCCAGGAGATCATCGTGCTGCCACCGCAGGCCGAGACCGACCTCGACGAAGCCTTCGAACCGCTGATGGCCGACCCCGACGCCGCGGAGGCCGCCGCTCGGGCCACGGCACACAGCCACCCCGGACAACAACCGGCCCGGCTGATCGCCGGTGCGTTGCGCGACGGCCAACGCCTGGCGCTGCTGCAACTGCGATCCGAGGAGTCCGACGGAAGGCTGGAACTGCTCGCCCATCCGGACCTCGCACCAGGGCTTCTCGACGCCCTCGCCGCCACGCTGGACGCCGATCACGATTATTAGCCGCACGGCTGATTCTGCTAGACCTATACGCATGAAATCCCGCCGTGAACTCGCATGCTTCGTCGTGTCCGGTGTCCTGGCCGCGCTGCTCGCCACCGTCGACACGACGGCCCACGCGGCCCCGCCCGCACCGGCTGCTCCGGCTCCCAGCCGCCCCGACCTCCCGACCGGGGCGCCGTATACGCACGGCACCTACGTCGCCATGGGCGATTCCCGCGCGGCCGGCGGATCGGCCACCCTCACCGTCGACTACCAGCTCAACCCGTGCCGACGGTCCGGAGACAACTACCCGTCGCTGGTCCGCGACCGCATCGCGCCGCGCCAATTCATCGACATCTCCTGCATCGGCGCCGAGAGCGCCAACGTGCGGCAATACCCGCAGGTGATGGGGATGAACGTCGGGTCACTGGGATCGGGGTCGACC
This genomic interval from Gordonia sp. X0973 contains the following:
- a CDS encoding PPA1309 family protein codes for the protein MTDAHLSPDALGSALRDVTEFVDATGWGQPPMLFALVPTAVLAQTDPDLVDEYDDSELSPIAQEQLPLSDDPDTVNDELEHVLATTQWPTAVAGCALVQEIIVLPPQAETDLDEAFEPLMADPDAAEAAARATAHSHPGQQPARLIAGALRDGQRLALLQLRSEESDGRLELLAHPDLAPGLLDALAATLDADHDY